A single genomic interval of Actinomycetota bacterium harbors:
- a CDS encoding amidase, protein IAVSTRPRGDQQVDPDWVSAVDATARLLEQLGHVVEEAVPDGLDEPAYDPSLGTLYRAATGWLLGYWRRRLGRPPADGEIEPQTLAYWESAQGVTATDYLLAIEAMQRIGRRVAAWFDTFDVWLTPTLGAPPPPLGELVGTESDPLRGSRNAGKYLMFDGELANVTGNPAMSVPVGTDADGLPIGLHALGRFGDEATLFRLAAQLEEARPWADRRPDPVVSAS, encoded by the coding sequence ATCGCGGTTTCGACGCGCCCCCGCGGGGACCAGCAGGTCGACCCGGACTGGGTGTCTGCGGTCGACGCGACAGCCAGACTCCTCGAACAACTCGGCCACGTCGTCGAGGAAGCCGTACCCGACGGTCTCGACGAGCCGGCCTACGACCCGTCACTCGGCACCCTCTACCGCGCCGCCACCGGATGGCTCCTCGGGTACTGGCGCCGCAGGCTCGGTCGTCCGCCGGCGGATGGTGAGATCGAGCCGCAGACCCTGGCTTACTGGGAGTCCGCGCAGGGCGTCACCGCCACCGACTACCTCCTGGCGATCGAAGCGATGCAGCGGATCGGGCGCAGGGTCGCCGCGTGGTTCGACACCTTCGACGTGTGGCTGACCCCGACCCTGGGTGCTCCACCACCGCCGCTCGGCGAGCTGGTCGGCACCGAGAGCGACCCGCTCCGCGGCTCACGCAACGCCGGCAAGTACCTGATGTTCGACGGGGAGCTGGCCAACGTCACCGGCAATCCCGCCATGTCGGTGCCGGTTGGGACCGATGCCGACGGCCTGCCGATCGGGCTGCACGCGCTCGGCCGGTTCGGCGACGAGGCCACTCTGTTCCGGCTGGCGGCCCAAC